CAACGTCAGGAACTGGCCGGGCGCGTAGCGCAGCCGCTCCGGCGGGATCTGCGGGTCGCCCGACGCGTCGGGCACCGCGAACACCAGCGAGCGTGCATCGCCGGTTTCGGCGACGACCTCGGCGATCTGCAGTTCAAGGACGTGGTCGCCGAGCGGCTCGTCGGGTGCTTGGTCCAGATCGGCTTCCGTCAAGACCCGCCCTCCCTTTCATAACAACTAGAACATGTTACAGAAAACCCGATTCATATCGCTACCAGGCGCAGGAATACCCTTGCTCGACACGAATCAGAACATGTTCTAGTCTGCTGTGTAAGTCCACTGAGTAAGTCTGGCCCAGGAGGCAAACCTAAGTGACGTCCATTCAACAGCGTGACGCGCAGTCGGTCTTAGCGGGGATCGACGATCTGCTCCCGAAGATCCGGGAGCGCGCTCAGGCGACAGAGGACCTGCGCCGGCTGCCCGAAGAGACCGTTGCCGAGCTCGACGAGGTCGGCTTCTTCACACTGCTGCAGCCCGAACAGTGGGGAGGTCTGCAATGCGACCCCGCGCTGTTCTACGAGGCGGTGCGGCGGCTGGCCAGCGCGTGCGGTTCCACCGGCTGGGTGAGCTCGATCATCGGCGTGCACAACTGGCACCTGGCGCTGTTCGACCAGCAGGCCCAGGAAGAGGTCTGGGGCGACGACCCCAAGACCCGGGTCTCGTCGTCGTACGCGCCGATGGGCGCCGGCGTCGTGACCGACGGAGGCTACCTGGTCAACGGATCGTGGAACTGGTCGTCGGGCTGTGACCACGCCACCTGGGCGTTCCTGGGTGGTCCCGTCATCAAGGACGGCCGCCCGGTCGACTTCGGCAGCTTCCTGATCCCGCGCAGCGAGTACCGCATCGACGACGTGTGGCATGTCGTCGGCCTGCGCGGCACCGGCAGTAACACCGTCGTCGTCAAGGACGTCTTCGTGCCGCGGCACCGGTTCCTGTCCTACAAGGCCATGAACGACGGCACCGCGGGCGGGTATCAGACCAACACCGCGGCGGTCTACAAGATGCCTTGGGGCACAATGCATCCCACCACCATTTCGGCTCCGATCGTCGGGATGGCCTACGGTGCGTACGACGCACACGTCGAGCACCAGGGCAAGCGGGTGCGGGCCGCGTTCGCCGGCGAGAAGGCCAAGGACGACCCGTTCGCCAAAGTGCGTATCGCCGAGGCGGCCAGCGACATCGACGCCGCGTGGCGCCAGCTGAGCGGAAACGTCGCCGACGAGTACGCCCTGTTGTCGGCCGGCAAGGAGATCCCGTTCGAGCTGCGCGCCCGCGCCCGTCGCGACCAGGTGCGCGCCACCGGGCGTGCGATCGCTTCCATCGACCGGCTGTTCGAGGCGTCCGGTGCCACCGCCCTGGGCAATGACCAACCGGTGCAACGGTTCTGGCGAGACGCGCACGCTGGTCGGGTGCACGCGGCCAACGATCCCGAGCGGGCCTACCAGATCTTCGGGAACAACGAGTTCGGGTTGCCGCCCGGCGACACCATGGTCTAAGCCGTGCGTGCCGCGACGATGCAGAGCGCAAAAGCGATGTGGGGGCACCTCCCGCTTGCGGGGGAGAGGAGCGGCGCACTGTGACCGCTACCGAGGAATTGACGTTCGAGTCCACCTCGCGCTTCGCCGAGGTGGACGTGGATGGGCCGCTGAAGCTGCACTACCACGAGGCGGGTTTGTCCTTTAAAGGCAACGGCCAGACCATCGTGCTGCTGCACGGCGGCGGGCCGGGCGCGGCGAGTTGGACGAACTTCTCGCGCAACATCCCGGTGCTGGCCAAGCAATTTCATGTGTTGGCCGTCGACCAGCCCGGCTACGGCCACTCCGACAAACGCGCCGAACACGGGCAGTTCAACCACTACGCGGCCCGCGCGCTCAAAGGGCTCTTCGACCAGCTTGGCCTGGGACGTGTTCCGCTGGTGGGCAATTCGCTGGGCGGCGGCACCGCGGTCCGGTTCGCGCTGGACTACCCGGACAAGGCCGGGCGCCTGGTGCTGATGGGTCCCGGCGGGGTGAGCGTGAACCTGTTCGCGCCCGACCCGACCGAGGGCGTCAAGCGGCTGGGCAAGTTCTCCGCCGAGCCCACCCGGGAGAATCTCGAGGCGTTTCTGCGGGTGATGGTCTATGACCAGAAACTGATCACCCCTGAATTGGTCGAGCAGCGTTTCGAGTTGGCCAGCACGCCCGAATCGCTGATGGCCACTCGGGCGATGGGAATGTCTTTCGCCGGAGCCGATTTCGAGCTCGGAATGATGTGGCGAGAGGTGCACAAGTTGCGCCAGCCGGTGTTGCTGATCTGGGGCCGCGAGGACCGGGTCAACCCGCTTGACGGCGCACTGGTCGCGCTGAAGACCATCCCGCGTGCACAGCTACACGTTTTCGGGCAATGTGGGCACTGGGCACAGGTGGAGAAGTTCGACGAGTTCAACAAGCTCACCATCGATTTCCTGGGAGGTGCGTGATGAGCATCCGTTCTCTGGGTTACCTGCGCATCGAGGCCACCGACATGGCGGCCTGGCGTGAATACGGCTTGAAGGTCCTCGGCATGGTCGAGGGAAAGGGCAGCACCGAAGGTGCGCTCTATCTGCGGATGGACGATTTTCCGGCCCGGTTGGTGATCGTGCCGGGCGAGGGAGACCGGCTCATCGAAGCCGGCTGGGAATGCGCCAATGCCGCAGGGCTGCAAGAGATCCGCAACCGGCTCGACGTCGAGGGCACGCCCTACAAGGAGGCCACCGCCGCCGAGTTGGCCGATCGCCGGGTGGACGAGATGATCCGGTTCTCCGACCCGTCGGGTAACTGCCTGGAGGTCTTTCACGGCGCCGCTCTCGAGCACCGCCGCGTGGTCAGCCCGTACGGGCACAAGTTCGTCACCGAGGAGCAGGGCCTGGGCCACGTGGTCTTGACCACTCGCGACGACGAAGAGACGCTGCACTTCTACCGCGACGTGCTGGGCTTCAAGCTGCGGGACTCGATGCGGCTGCCGCCGCAGGTGGTCGGCCGGCCCGCCGACGGCCCGCCGGCCTGGCTGCGCTTTCTGGGCTG
The Mycobacterium sp. 050128 genome window above contains:
- the hsaA gene encoding 3-hydroxy-9,10-secoandrosta-1,3,5(10)-triene-9,17-dione monooxygenase oxygenase subunit, encoding MTSIQQRDAQSVLAGIDDLLPKIRERAQATEDLRRLPEETVAELDEVGFFTLLQPEQWGGLQCDPALFYEAVRRLASACGSTGWVSSIIGVHNWHLALFDQQAQEEVWGDDPKTRVSSSYAPMGAGVVTDGGYLVNGSWNWSSGCDHATWAFLGGPVIKDGRPVDFGSFLIPRSEYRIDDVWHVVGLRGTGSNTVVVKDVFVPRHRFLSYKAMNDGTAGGYQTNTAAVYKMPWGTMHPTTISAPIVGMAYGAYDAHVEHQGKRVRAAFAGEKAKDDPFAKVRIAEAASDIDAAWRQLSGNVADEYALLSAGKEIPFELRARARRDQVRATGRAIASIDRLFEASGATALGNDQPVQRFWRDAHAGRVHAANDPERAYQIFGNNEFGLPPGDTMV
- the hsaD gene encoding 4,5:9,10-diseco-3-hydroxy-5,9,17-trioxoandrosta-1(10),2-diene-4-oate hydrolase translates to MTATEELTFESTSRFAEVDVDGPLKLHYHEAGLSFKGNGQTIVLLHGGGPGAASWTNFSRNIPVLAKQFHVLAVDQPGYGHSDKRAEHGQFNHYAARALKGLFDQLGLGRVPLVGNSLGGGTAVRFALDYPDKAGRLVLMGPGGVSVNLFAPDPTEGVKRLGKFSAEPTRENLEAFLRVMVYDQKLITPELVEQRFELASTPESLMATRAMGMSFAGADFELGMMWREVHKLRQPVLLIWGREDRVNPLDGALVALKTIPRAQLHVFGQCGHWAQVEKFDEFNKLTIDFLGGA
- the hsaC gene encoding iron-dependent extradiol dioxygenase HsaC, translating into MSIRSLGYLRIEATDMAAWREYGLKVLGMVEGKGSTEGALYLRMDDFPARLVIVPGEGDRLIEAGWECANAAGLQEIRNRLDVEGTPYKEATAAELADRRVDEMIRFSDPSGNCLEVFHGAALEHRRVVSPYGHKFVTEEQGLGHVVLTTRDDEETLHFYRDVLGFKLRDSMRLPPQVVGRPADGPPAWLRFLGCNPRHHSLAFMPGQTPSGIVHLMVEVQNSDDVGLCLDRALRKKVPMSATLGRHVNDLMLSFYMKTPSGFDIEFGCEGRQVEDDDWIARESTAISLWGHDFSVGFKG